CTGGAGGGTCCCTGAAGCACAACTGAGCTCGGGACCCAACACTGTGACGAGGAAATTCATATTCTTAGTTTTTCTCCATCTTATAGGAAGATATTGGGCGGACGGGCAGAaaccctcacccccccccccccattttctatCCGGTCCTTCCAACTAAAGGCAGAATCCACCCCCCGGGTCTTAGGAATTTAGAGGGAGATGGGAACCCTGCACCCTGGGGACCCCACGGTAGCGATCCGGGCAGGAACGCAGGCTCGCGGCCGACAGCGGGGGCCACGCTCCAGCCTCCGGTCACGTCTGTCCCCCAGAGTCGCTGCCTCCGCCCTACCGACTGCAGCAGGTGGCGGTGAGCGTGGTGGAGAACGCCGTCTGTGACCAGCAGTACCACAACGCCACCAGCCACCGCTTGGCGGGCAGGAAGATCATCCAGGACGACATGCTGTGTGCGGGGACCGAGGGCCGGGACTCCTGCCAGGTGAGTCCCAGCCCATCCCGGCCCCCACCCCGCGCTGGAGGCCAGCCGGGGCtcagtgctctctctccttcctcagggCGACTCTGGAGGCCCTCTGGTCTGCAACACGACGGGTGCTTGGCACTTGGTGGGAGTGGTCAGCTGGGGTGACAGCTGTGCCGTGAGAAACCGTCCCGGGGTCTACGCTCGCGTCCAGACGTACGTGCCCTGGATCACGCAGCAAATCGGGAGGGGCCTCTGACCAGGGCCTGCTGGCCGTCCGCCTGGCTGGGTGCGGAGGAGCGACGCCTTCCTCCCCCCAGAGCCTGCTGCTTCAGCCTCTGCGCCCCCGTCCCTGGCCTGGGCTCCGCCTTTGCTTCTGGCCTCCTCAGTGTCCGGGACTTCCGTGACTGCTGGGGGAAGGAGCAAGAAGATGCCAGGGGGCAGGCGGGAAGTCCCTGGGGCCCAGGGTGCCTCGCTGTGCTGTCTGTCAAATTAAAGAGCTTGAGGAATGACCAGAGTGCGGTCAGTCTCAGTGGAGTGGGCTCTCCGTGGGAGCGTGTCGGCCAGCCCAGCCCCGAGGTACAGGGGGCCGCGCTGGGGCTGGTGTCCTACCAGGCTTGGCAAGCGAGAGTGAGGTTCTCAGGGTTGGCTCCACTCTGCGGCCACAGCCGCCAGCTCTGTCCTGCACCGGAGGCCACCACGTGGTTCCAACCTTGCATCCATTCCTCCTTCCATGCCCCATCTTTCcaaccatccatctgtccatcacACTTCTCTTGTAAGGCAAGGTCTGTTCTGGGAATTAACCAGTTGCCACACAAAAGTGACCTGGATATGATGCCAATTTGTCCTCCCCTTTAGGGACGTGCTTACCCATCTGGGTACCTTCAGGTGAGGGTCTTCGCTGGCTCCCCAGGGGGAGTTGGGTATGAGCTCCAGGTTCGGAGCCCCTGGTTGGGTATGAGCTCCAGGTGCTGggcagcagctggagagaaatgcCCGGTAGGCAGCCGGGTGAGGGGCTGGAGGCCACGGTGCCCCAGGGCCATGATGTGTGTGCGCTGCAGGGTTAGGGGGTGCCCTGAGCCCATGTGCTGTGCCAGGGTGGGGCAAGGAGGGCCCATTCACCTGCTgtgcaggggggaggagggaggagggaggagctgaggggcAGGCTCCGTGGCAGGCCCCACCTGCTCCTTCTGAGCACCTGCAGCTATGGCTGTCCCCACCATTTGTGCCCCGTGGATGTTGCCCCCTGGACTAAGTGGCCGTCTCTGGGCCGCACAGGCCACAGCAGGACCAGGGCAGCCCCAGGTGGCCTGTCTGTAAACccacatttgtttttccttgtcacccggacaggggtggggatgggtgtcccccacctccaggaagccctccccggTTCGCGGGGGGCACACTGGCTCttctcctctgtcctccaggagTCGGGTCTTCGGGGCTGCCCCGGAGGGTCCCAGCTCGAGGCCCAGAGTGAGCCAGGAGACAGTCAGGCCTCGTGACAGGCGTCTGTGCCTGCCCACGCTGCTCACGTCCCTGCCCCCGTGCCCGCTTGGGGTCCCGTGGTCTTCACCGCAGATCAGATGGGCACAGCCCCCAGCTGCCCAGCTCAGAGCAGGCGCTTCCTAACTGTCCGCCGTGTGGCCAGGGCCTGATGACAGAGCCGATTaggggccctgggagggggctggACTTGTCTGCACCCGGCCCCGGCTTGAGACAGGAACTCTGAGGGACATCTGTGCCCCCCCAATGTCTCTGGACACGGTGCGTTTCTGCCCCCTATTTGACAGGAGAGCAAactggggcacagggagggggtcCTGTCCCTAGATGCCTTCCTTCTCTGGCCCCGGGGATGCCCTCCCAGCCTGCTAGGGCTTCTGGTTGCCCAGGGGACATGGGTCACATGGGCCCACGTGGTGGCCTCCGCAGGGGGAAACCtcctccttgcccccacccccacattagCCGCTGACTCGTCACTGGCTGCCCTCGGCCTTGACCTTTCCTGGCCTAGGCTGTGTGGGTTTGGTTTCCAGGCACACAggaagcccccacccctgccccgcccgAGGTGCGCTTCATCTCTGATCTGCAGCTCTGGGCGTGAAGGAGCCTAGTCCTGTCTTTCCACCCTAACCCTGTCCCCTCAGagcctttccttgcctttccttgcAAGACGTGCCTCCGTCCACACCTCATCCGGCTCGAGGCCTACTCAGGCCTCAGAAAGTTCTAGAACTCATCACCCCAACAACGGACAGGGACAACTCCTGGGTGGGATgagggaaggtggaaggaggACGGATttcttggttgtttcttttttttatcttaacaCGTCCATATCCCCCAAGAGTTTCCAGGGGGCACGTACTACACTtgtcataaaaataacttttgggtTAAGAAGAAGGTgcggcctccctgcccccctgtgCCGAGGTCTCACGTCACATGGCAGCCGAGGGGGTCTGATGGGCAGAACCGGGGCCCAGTCTCCTGATGCCCCTCTGGCCCCCGCTCTCGCTGGGCCCCTTCCCTGAGGGCTCCACACGCACCAGGGGAAGGTCCCGCCTCGGTTCTTCCACAGCCCCCCTCAATGTGAGGTCAGTTCTAGGAGGAGTAGAGCGCACGTGTGTGAACAACCGAGAAATCTTCAGTCTACACGCACAAACACCTCCGACTGCGAAAAtcttatgcccagaattcgtgatccccaaagaccaccagggagccgagtctgatgcaaaagcaaagagcctttattcgagctagctcgagctcaatcccctacctgcacggACGCAgaggtgagataccagggagagagagcgagtttcaaaaggacaaagattTTACTGGGGCCTAGGGGccgttggtgaggtaatggctgtggcctcagctgactggctggggaagggtccgagtcctgtgaGGCAGGTGAGccggaggttactcaaggggaggaggcgtggtcaaggtgaaggacacagaacaagatggagttggtcGGCGTAGGCCTTTTCATTCCTCCCTTGTCATGTAGCTTTcggacccaatcatgggaccggctgcatttatggtgacaagggcaacagagtttggaggttacgcaaagttctgggaaccaagtgtccctggggtggctctgggaggtctgatTAAGTACTGTCCCCGAGCCggtgtctatgatctgccaggtgatgttttgggggcgtggggactcccggcagcatgagcaatgacatGCAGAGTTAATAGAGTTACGAATATTTGGTGGGTGAGCTTGAGCGGGTCCTGTTGGTCCCGATTGATGGCTCATCGCGTGACAAAGTCCTTCCGGATCGAGGAGGGGTCCACTGGccgaacgtgggtgtgatggacccaggtcaCGATGCCATCTACTTTGAGAGTGGTGGGGGTTGTCAGCACCACGATGTAGGGTCCTTTCCAGCACGGCTCGAGGTCTCTCGGTGGTGCCTCTTAATGTAGACCCAGTCTCCtggcctgtactgatgaggtgtcggGTTGGGCCAGCCTCGTAGATGGCACGGAGGCGCGGCCAAATGTCCTCGTGCGCCCTttggagccctctcaaggaaagaaaaagttcttgatctttaaactaaAGTTTGGGAATAATAGGGGGTGGCCTGCTAAATatgatctcgtagggagtaaaacccagtgtAAGGAGTGTTCCTAACCCGGTAAAGGGCGTAtggtaggagagtcacccagtccccaccagtctccatggttaatttggtaagggtctcttttagggttccattcattctttctacctgtcctgagctctggggcctataagcacaatgtaatttccagtttgcccccaccgccttggctactgcctgtgttacctgcgagataaaagctggtccgttgtctgatcctaccatggcaggaaaaccagacccgggtaagatgtcttctagtagcttcttagccaccgtctgagccgtttcatgcttggttgggtatgcctccacccagccagagaaggtgtccaTAAATAcgaaaagatatttataactgtaatttcctggtttgacttcagtgaagtcgacctcccattgggctcccggtctggtgcctctgagcctggttccttttttatttgatgtggccctcgcgttggtgagttggcaggtcttgcaagcagatacaacttgctctattctggtgtcctgttggtgaatcttgattccggcatgtcggattaagtcttttaattttcaggcCCCCGTGTGAGTAGACcgatgcatgtgctctaatattgagactccgagccggtctggcagcacgagctccttgttaggtgtataccaccgtccctttatctcctgggccatgggggTTTCTTGATCCGCTGTAACTCttcctgggagtatttgggctggtctggtaaaactgggtctcccCAGTCTGGTAGTTGTTAAGCCGTTTTCAAGCTCCCAACGTTAGTACCTTGGTGAGGGCGACGAGCTCTGCTCGCTGGGCTGACGTTCTGGAGGGTAGAGCCTCCACCCATATGGTGTCCGTTTCGGTGACCACCGCTGCACCCGCATACCTGTGTCTGTCtcgcacaaagctgctgccatcagtgaaccaagtagcctcggCATTGGGGAGGGGCCGGTCGGTCAGGTCCGTCCGGAATCCATGTACTCGTTCCAGGATTCCCGcacagtcatgtagtggagcacctaggtcagggtcgggcagcagggttgcaggattgagggctgcactggggtggaacTGCGCTcgtggagggttgagtaggaggctctggtaatgagtcacacgtgtgttgctcatccatctatcaggaggctgtttcaggaccccttcaatggcgtgtggggtcgtgatccagatctcctgttctagggtcagtttgtctgcgtccttgactaggagtgctgtcgccgcaataattcttaggcatggcGGCCAGCCGGCAGCCACTGGGTCGAGTTTCTTGGACAGGTAAGCCACCAGGTGAttccaggggcctaaggcttgagttagaaccccttttgctattccctgatgttcgtctacaaagaggtggaagggcttcgtaatgtctggtaggcccagggctggggcacataggagggccttttttaactgattaaaggcagtttcttGTTTTTCAGCCCATTtcaatgttttcccctctttggtagcttcatataggggcctggcGATCTTAGCAAAACCCTCTCGctgcatatctgagccttcttcgtggatgcccggtaccctaaggcccccagggtagccagcaggtcctgggtccctcgctgtactcacccaggtcctcgtgtagCACCAGGGTGCTCCCTTttgtactcacccaggtcctcgtgtagtgCCTCGTCGAAGACAGTGGGcgaatttttgaatccctgaggtagccGTGTCCAGGTGAGTCGCCCACTGTGGCCCTCCTCCGGATCATGCCACTCGAAGGCGATCAAGGattggctctggggtgccagaggcagactgaagaaggcgtcctttaaatctagtaccgtataccagaccctggagggtgccaaggagctcaagagagtatatgagttgggaacagttgggtgtatgtccctgaccctcttatttacttcccggaggtcttGTACCGGTCGGTAATCATTTGTGTGAGGTTTTTGACCGGCAAtaggggggtgttccaggcagactggcaaggGGCTAGTACCCCTAGGCTTCATAGTCTCTGGATGTGTGGCTGGAGCCCATtccgggcctcctgagacatggggtattgtttgatccttactggactctctcctggcttgagctctaccaggaccAGGGTCCTGTGAGCAGCTAGTCCTATCCCcgcccccccttctctgcccaaaccgaggggaattcttgaagccatctgtctatattatcctttctcgggagcgcctcctggtggaggcggtattcatcctccagtttcatggtcaggacctggatggggtggcccttgccatcggtgacctgaggccgcccttgtctgaaagttatctgagctccaatcttggtcagtagtcccgtcctaacagcgggtaggggcattctggtattaccataaaggagtgggattCCTGGCCCGGCCCCAAATCTACTGTTCTtcgggtagtccatgaatactggctcataccagttgcccTTTGGacccaggacttcttgctgggtagttttccttgtggggtgcagaggaccgaatgttgtgctccggtgtcgacaaggaagtcaacaggggtccccttcactttaagagttaccctgggtttGGGGAGAGGGTCCAAAcccgactcccctaatcactcagttcatctagctctaggacGTTTACTCGAGCAGTCTTGCCTCCCTTCCCGCCGGCCCTTTTCGGACAATCTTgggcccaatgccctatctccttgcagtatgcgcactgatccttctgcagcctctgcttcccccccttggtggctcctttaccttttcttgtgtTGTCTGCCATCTGCTGGAGATGGCGGTCTCGTTTATGGGGGAGTCATcagtggtagctagtagtattctggccaggtcttgagtctgcttactgctggcagccgccatggcgcgagcctgcttgtcctcaggaggctcccggttGTTATATTCCTTTTCGGttaccaccagtaagtcctgcagactttttctcctagtctatctattttctgtaattttctgctAATGTCTATGGtcgattggtttacaaaggccatgataacagctgccttgctttccggagcctctggatccatgggggtataggtacggaatgcctccatgatccgttctaaaaaggcagccggagattcatcttttccctgttgcaCATTTCCTACtttggccaaattggttggctttctagcagccattcggagaccccccattagagtctggcggtagacccggagtctctccttaccttctgtcgtgttgaaatcccactggggccgagttaacggggggaaggaggcatctatctgagtctgtttggtggtgggattcccgtctgtgcccggaactagttttcgggcctcattgaggattctttctctttcttcagtcgtgaacaggacctgcaaaagctgctggcaatcaTCCCACGTGGagctaggaagggcttaagccaagagggtgggtaGAGGGGTggtctgagtctgtcccataagGTCCGTCCAGTatgtccacagaacaaaacagagaaacacagaagcagacaaacagagggccctTAGAAAGTCTTCCAACCTTATGGAAGCAAAACCGAAAGCTAGCTTAGACTTTTGAGGGGActccacgtccctccaaaaccgaGAGCTAGACGACAGCCTCATGCCGACCAACGGGAGAGACCCGCCTCatctcagacctttgaggggattgcACGTCCCCCCAAAAcagatgaggggattccacgtccctccagaagggagaatCGGAACGTCTTCTGAAACTCCTGGCCCGTGGTCCTCCAGTGCGTCCACTTAGACCGCgtcgggcactaccagaattccagaaaagagctcacacagaaaagacggAACAAACAGACACTAAccgtggccagtcaggctctctgggtcgggggtccctcgggggtcttggggatcccggacgagcccccaaatgttatgcccagaattcgtgatccccaaagaccaccagggagctgagtccgatgtaaaagcaaaagagcctttatttgagctagctcgagctcaatcccctacctccccgacgcagcggtgagataccggggagagagagcgagtttcaaaaggacaaaggttttactgggcctaggggcagttggtgaggtaatggctgtggcctcagccgattggctggggaagggtctgagtcctgttaggcaggggagggggggtggtggttactcaaggggaggaggcgtggtcaaggtgaaggacacagaacaagatggagtcggccggcgtaagCCCGTCCTTTCAAAAAGCACACAAAACGGCTTGCGCCAACTGTGAACAACAAAGTGTTGATGCATCTGGCTGAAAATCTCCCAATGAGGAGAAGAAGGCCAGAACTCTGACGAAGAGGCACCGGGCCGCCAGAGGAGACACCCCCCAGGCGGCGCAGGGGGTTCCGAGCACAGCCAGAAACGAGACGGGTGCGGGTCTCGAGCCAACACGGCAGAAGGACGCTGTTTGCTAGAAGACCTTCAAAAATTAAGGATctcggggcccctggctggctcagtcagtggggggTGCGACTCTTAACCTCAGGggcctgagttcgagccccacgttgggcgtggagcctacttaaagatagaaaaaaatgaaaaggacgTTAAAACTTGAGGGTCTGTTGGGTCTTTTCCCCATAACGTGGTTGTATTACgtcttctttaaaaacttttactgTTTATGTATTCGTtatgagggagacaaagagacagcatgaaggggggggggcagagagacagaaagagagagagaatcccaagcaggctccgcagagGCCGACACgcccagaggccgacgcggggctccatcccactaaccgcgagaccgtgacccgagctgaatcGAGAGTTGGACGTTGCAAAAGGGGAATGGAGACCCCGTCCTGAGTAAGGCAGGGACAAGCAGGGGTGGATGGCCAGGGGCAGGGGTTTCTGAACGGGCCATCGCTAACAGGGGGCATCTGGGGACTCGTGCCACAACCAGCCCACAGGGCCTCTGCTGCGCGCtgtggggagtgaggggggggtgaggcgggggtggggtcAGGGGTTTTCATCCCAGGTGGAGCCTGATGAGGTGCCAAGGGCACATAAAAGCCttgagggcggagagagagaggtctcCTGGTCCTAAAGTCTGTCACCTTGAACAGTTGAGCAGACGCCAGGTTTCTTTCCAGCAACAAGTGGAATTAGACAGTCCATGTcaggacagagaagacagagaacttCCACTGATTAAAAGGAGTTTTTGCAGTGGCCTGGGAATATTCCTGAAAGCCTCCATTCTGAGGGAGACCAACAAGAGACCGCTGGCTCTAATCACCATAATCATTGACCCCGGAAACGAATGAGGGAGTAACTCCCCCATACAGTTACAGTAACTGGAATGTATTAGGAAAAACAGTAACAGGGTGTTAGATTCCCCTTTGTTAGGGATGGCCTGTGTCTTTTTGTCTCCCAAACACCCTGGGTTAGGTTTTGGAACACTTGTATATATGGCTCAGGGTTCTCTGCAACTGTGCTCAGATCCTTTTGTTTGCTTAGAATATTGCAAGGAAAATGGACCCTTCATGGGACCAAATTCACCATGAAACATTTTAGTCAATAGATACATTGAATGTCCCTTTCTTTCGAGGGGATGATATTTCATCTCTGACAATCCTGGATAAGGAGGGCATGAGGGTCTCACAGGTGGCTTTTCCTGAGAAGAGCCCTCAGAGGGCAAGTCTGCAAGAACCTGCTTTTCTCAGTGCCTTTAAGGGCCAGAAGGTTGGCACCTAACTTACAAGTCTTACATAAGGAAATTTTGACCATTTACCCTCTCTTTTACAATATAGATCTAACTTTAAGACGGTACTGATTGAGTGCCTCCCTCAGGAGACCAGGAATCTCTATTCGACAAGAGGATCCTTTGaaggattttctaaaataatgtgcAGATCCTCTGAACTCGAGATCCACGACCTACAATTTGACAACAGTAACCAAAATAGCACAAAGGGGAAACGAATGATCCTCTGGCACCTTTTCTGTGCCGTGTCTGTGCTGGTCCTATAGCTGAGTCTGGAGGTACTGATCATGTATTCCTATTCGATCAGCTACCATCTCTTTATGGGCAAAATCTTCAACTGATCTTGGCAGAATCCACAGTGTACCTCCCGTGAAGATTCAAGTTGATCATGCAAAACTTCTCCATAGTattaatatgttttcaattcAGAAGACCTTCAAGGCATCAACATCATAATAGAATGTAACAAGGCTCATGGTCTCATGATCCCCTGCAGTAGTCCATATAACACCTCTATTATACCTGTGAGAAAACCCAACTGCTGTGGATAGTATTTTGTCTAGGACTTCCGAGAAAGAAACAGCTCTGTCATCCCTCGACATCCCCTTCTTCCCAAACCTCACACTCTACCAACATGCACTCTTCCTGAAAGCAACGTTTTCACTCTACACCACCCATGTGGTGTAGTTTTCAGCATTCTAGTTGATAAGGACAGCCAGTATCTTTTTACCTTCACACGCAGGGAATGACAATGCATCTGGACTGCAACCTCCCCGGGTTCCACAGAGTGCTGCACGTTTCCCACAAACCTTAAAGGCTGATTTGGATGATGGAAAGTGTTTTTGCAGGCTCGACTTTGTTACAGTGTGTAGATGATTTGCGTCTCTGCTCCCCGGCTCGTGCCTCTTCACACGAAGACAGCACCCCCCTGGGAAAACTTCTGGTTTTAAAATGCCCATAAAGTCTCCAAAGAAAAACTACAGTTTGCTCAAACTCAGCTTAGGTATTTAGCTCACCTGTTCACAGAACAAGGCCCACATCTGGATCCAGGCACTCTCGAGGGATCCACAATCTCTCACAACTGAAATCTAAGAGCCAATTACAAGGCTTTCTTGGACTGGCTGTCTACTCTCAAAACTGAATTCCAAACTTCTCTCTTAAGGCTCAGCTCAATGCAggctttcagacacctgggcaatatctgaaaaagtaaaaaaaaaaaaaatagtcgtTACTTCAAGAGCAACATTAGCGTTAGCCCAAAGGGATCTTGATGAAAGGTTTAGGGAGAAAACATACgatttcatggtgctgtacccatggtcctgtaccctcatggctcatcaaattataccctttaacttgaggctttgttatatgtaaattatacctcattaaagagagtttcaaaacataacaTACTAGAAGCAAATGTTGCAAAgttcctttcaaatcctgaagtgcatgggtgATATGAGTCTGTCTGCCCGTGTctcaaaaatcccaaataataagacattcaaaaaattaataacagcaGAGTAAGCGGATCCTGAGCGCACCCTGTCCCATGTGTTCAGCTACATAAtatccacatccaagtccatgaGCCAGAGAGCGATGCAAAGACTGGCAGAAGACACTCCACACCTAAATAGAGAGAAGCTGCACCAGAAaggttaggaaggtcagaaaggtggaggctggcTGCCTGCAGAATGGGCAGAGAAAGTGAGCCCTCACCCCAGGGAGCTCACCCGGTGAAGACTAATCTCCATCACATTTGGCATGAAACCCCAGAGGGGCTGAATGCCCTTGAGTTGAGATCCTGgagctttggaggtcagctgacccagcactgggtgacCCAGGAGGATGAGGGCTAGCCGggtccctgcctgtgtaga
This window of the Neofelis nebulosa isolate mNeoNeb1 chromosome 18, mNeoNeb1.pri, whole genome shotgun sequence genome carries:
- the LOC131501164 gene encoding uncharacterized protein LOC131501164, whose translation is MQREGFAKIARPLYEATKEGKTLKWAEKQETAFNQLKKALLCAPALGLPDITKPFHLFVDEHQGIAKGVLTQALGPWNHLVAYLSKKLDPVAAGWPPCLRIIAATALLVKDADKLTLEQEIWITTPHAIEGVLKQPPDRWMSNTRVTHYQSLLLNPPRAQFHPSAALNPATLLPDPDLGAPLHDCAGILERVHGFRTDLTDRPLPNAEATWFTDGSSFVRDRHRFTNRTPE